From the Leishmania panamensis strain MHOM/PA/94/PSC-1 chromosome 31 sequence genome, one window contains:
- the RPOIILS gene encoding RNA polymerase ii largest subunit (TriTrypDB/GeneDB-style sysID: LpmP.31.2440) codes for MSGGAPLPPSQMPLQKVHEVQFEVFKESQIKAYAKCIVEHAKSYEHGQPVRGGINDLRMGTTDFEYSCETCGLKHPECPGHFGYVELAEPIFNINVFDIVLIALKCVCKYCGALLMDTNDPSELKKIAHLQGLNRLRMVAKLCGSVCKRSKDIQGCEGKGRQPRIGRFAGIYPGLQIKVTQEEQDYVWHADNAWQVLDRVSDSDALIMGFDPRCCHPRDLILTVLPIPPPQVRPAVSFGSAKSDDELTHQIMSIVKRNIQLSKDKESGVKAAVDRSRALLQEHVATFFNNASTFYKPAKVGDTKKLKSLTERLKGKYGRLRGNLMGKRVDFSARTVITGDPNIDVDEVGVPFSVAMTLTFPERVNVINKKRLTDFVQRVTYPSANYVIRPNGNVTKLALVKDRSAVNLDVGDVVERHIIDGDVVLFNRQPTLHRMSMMGHRVRVLNYNTFRLNLSCTTPYNADFDGDEMNLHVPQSLLTKAELIEMMMVPKNFVSPNKSAPCMGIVQDSLLGSYRLTDKDTFVDKYFIQSVALWLDLWELPIPAILKPRPLWTGKQIFSLILPEVNHPASPYDKPPFPHNDKKIMIQRGQLLVGSITKGVVGAAPGSLIHVIFNERGSDEVAKFINGVQRVTTYFNYCFAFSVGVQDTVADATTLKEMNNVLHKTRQSVEKIGAAANNGKLTRKAGMSLLQSFEADVNSALNKCREEAAKKALSNVRRTNSFKVMIEAGSKGSDLNICQIAVFVGQQNVAGSRIPFGFRRRTLPHFMLDDYGETSRGMATRGYVEGLQPHEFYFHTMAGREGLIDTAVKTSDTGYLQRKLVKALEDVHASYDGTVRNANQELIQLVYGEDGLDGARIEGNQAFPIPHMTNCELVDKYRYEYNDEGSFSENMGGHYMDPFVRDSLLRDPQSVLKLQEEFDQLVKDRAMSRLVIDMEDKNKLKMNLPVNVARLIQNARTTMGKRSQVSNLNPITVINRVRELQEDLVQLFPSYHKDYNGRFVNVLSQQRVERALTLFGIHLRQVLGSKRVLKEYKLNDKAFEYLLKEIRTKYQQSLITPGEIIGAIAAQSCGEPATQMTLNTFHNAGISSKNVTLGVPRLLELLNVSKNQRNASVAVCLIREYQKRNKAQEAQQFIEYCTLANITTTVQIIYDPNPRNTVVAEDEEMIRWEQAVMNEEEEEQDVEQPPSPFIARLILDSDLFNDKRLNMKDVKSAIRQVDDTYTVQANMENDGQRIVRLRPRKCTGADSVPALTKAVAQLLQSVHLRGIPGIKKTLLKEGNTFRVDPETGGMKNESSWMVDTEGTALQRIFVGVVNNEGKNIIDFVKTSSNKIPEVVSVLGIEAARRKLLFELRDAYLAYGLNINYRHYTILVDTMCQRGYLMAVSRTGINRSETSGPLMRCSFEETVKVLMTAAAFGEKDPVRGVSANLVLGNQARIGTGLFDLMLDMSKLQHVVPLDKATEARTSNVYHTDTSVAPGSSTLQGPYGELPPSTVHENSSLAAGTSSVYPPHRGAGLYGGIPIEASAVQFSSILPTTMGSALVASNTSEYQSSHHLSGASTYLASSALPSTSALDTELSSYHLQSAANSTAYGYAPMVAPRIPMPGGAQLPVGEGASISYPYEASNGDLFGSLGGAASSRASAPYDPTQQPSQEFSPTEEQEEQ; via the coding sequence ATGTCGGGTGGTGCACCTCTCCCGCCTTCGCAGATGCCGCTGCAGAAGGTTCACGAAGTACAGTTTGAGGTGTTCAAGGAGTCGCAGATTAAGGCCTACGCCAAGTGCATCGTTGAGCATGCCAAATCCTACGAACACGGTCAGCCGGTGCGTGGTGGCATCAACGACCTGCGCATGGGCACAACAGACTTCGAGTACAGCTGTGAGACCTGCGGGCTAAAGCACCCGGAATGCCCTGGTCACTTTGGCTACGTGGAGCTGGCCGAGCCGATCTTTAACATCAATGTATTCGACATCGTGCTGATAGCCCTTAAGTGTGTCTGCAAGTACTGtggcgcgctgctgatggacaCAAACGACCCGTCAGAGCTGAAGAAGATTGCCCACCTGCAGGGCCTCAACCGCCTGCGCATGGTTGCCAAGCTCTGCGGCAGTGTGTGCAAGCGCAGCAAGGACATTCAGGGCTGTGAGGGCAAGGGACGTCAGCCGCGCATCGGCCGCTTTGCCGGTATCTACCCGGGCCTGCAGATCAAGGTTACTCAGGAGGAGCAGGATTATGTGTGGCACGCCGATAACGCGTGGCAGGTGCTGGACCGTGTGTCAGACAGCGACGCCCTAATCATGGGCTTCGacccgcgctgctgccacccgCGCGACTTGATTCTGACGGTATTGCCCATCCCCCCACCGCAAGTCCGCCCTGCCGTCTCCTTCGGCTCAGCCAAGTCGGATGATGAGCTCACCCACCAAATCATGTCCATTGTGAAGCGCAACATTCAGCTGAGCAAAGACAAGGAGTCCGGCGTCAAGGCAGCCGTGGATCGCTCGCGCGCCCTTTTGCAGGAGCACGTTGCTACGTTCTTCAACAACGCCTCCACCTTTTACAAGCCCGCCAAGGTGGGTGACACAAAGAAGCTCAAGTCTCTCACGGAGCGGCTGAAGGGGAAGTACGGCCGGCTGCGTGGCAATTTGATGGGCAAACGCGTCGACTTCTCGGCCCGTACAGTCATCACCGGCGACCCCAACATCGACGTCGACGAGGTCGGTGTGCCGTTCTCTGTCGCCATGACGCTGACCTTCCCGGAGCGGGTAAACGTGATCAACAAGAAGCGTCTCACGGATTTTGTGCAGCGCGTCACGTACCCCTCAGCCAACTACGTCATCCGGCCGAATGGCAACGTGACAAAGTTGGCCCTCGTGAAGGATCGCAGCGCCGTCAACCTCGACGTCGGCGACGTTGTCGAGCGCCACATCATCGATGGCGACGTCGTGCTTTTCAACCGGCAGCCGACGCTGCACCGCATGAGTATGATGGGGCACCGCGTCCGCGTGCTCAACTACAACACCTTCCGCCTTAACCTGTCCTGCACAACACCGTACAACGCCGACTTTGACGGTGATGAGATGAACCTGCATGTTCCGCAGTCGCTCTTGACTAAGGCGGAGCTGATTGAGATGATGATGGTACCGAAGAACTTCGTGTCGCCGAACAAGTCAGCGCCGTGTATGGGCATCGTGCAAGACAGCCTGCTCGGCAGCTACCGTCTCACCGACAAGGACACGTTTGTCGACAAGTACTTCATTCAGAGCGTTGCCCTCTGGTTGGATCTGTGGGAGCTGCCGATCCCGGCCATCCTGAAGCCGCGTCCGCTCTGGACCGGAAAGCAGATCTTCTCGCTGATCCTGCCGGAGGTTAACCACCCCGCCTCGCCGTACGACAAGCCACCCTTCCCGCACAACGACAAGAAGATCATGATCCAACGTGGGCAACTCCTGGTGGGCTCCATCACGAAGggcgtcgtcggcgccgcgccgGGGTCTCTTATTCACGTCATCTTCAACGAACGCGGCTCCGATGAGGTGGCCAAGTTCATCAACGGCGTCCAGCGGGTCACAACGTACTTCAACTACTGCTTTGCCTTCTCGGTTGGTGTGCAAGACACCGTGGCTGATGCGACAACACTCAAGGAGATGAACAATGTACTCCACAAGACCCGCCAGTCTGTCGAGAAGatcggcgccgcggcgaacAACGGCAAGCTGACCCGCAAGGCTGGCATGTCGCTGTTGCAGTCCTTCGAGGCGGATGTGAATAGTGCCCTGAACAAGTGCcgtgaggaggcggcgaagaaggcgctgaGTAACGTGCGCCGCACGAACAGCTTTAAGGTGATGATCGAGGCCGGCAGCAAAGGGAGTGACCTAAATATTTGCCAAATCGCTGTGTTTGTCGGGCAGCAAAACGTCGCGGGCAGTCGCATTCCCTTCGgcttccgccgccgcacgctGCCACACTTCATGTTGGACGACTACGGTGAGACCTCGCGGGGCATGGCGACGCGCGGGTACGTGGAGGGACTGCAACCGCACGAGTTTTACTTCCACACCATGGCAGGGCGTGAAGGGCTTATCGACACAGCCGTCAAGACGTCCGATACAGGATACTTGCAGCGCAAGCTTGtgaaggcgctggaggacgTGCACGCCTCGTACGACGGCACGGTGCGGAATGCGAACCAGGAGCTCATCCAGTTGGTGTACGGCGAGGACGGCCTGGACGGTGCCCGCATTGAGGGCAACCAGGCCTTCCCGATCCCGCACATGACCAACTGTGAGCTTGTCGACAAGTACCGCTACGAGTACAACGACGAGGGCAGCTTCTCGGAGAACATGGGCGGCCATTACATGGATCCGTTTGTACGTGACTCGCTGCTACGCGACCCGCAGAGCGTGCTGAAGCTGCAAGAGGAGTTCGACCAACTGGTGAAGGATCGCGCGATGTCGCGCCTCGTTATCGACATGGAAGACAAGAACAAGCTCAAGATGAACCTCCCCGTGAACGTAGCGCGGCTCATCCAGAACGCGCGCACGACGATGGGTAAGCGCAGCCAGGTGTCCAACCTAAACCCGATCACTGTGATCAACCGCGTGcgggagctgcaggaggacCTCGTGCAGTTGTTTCCCTCCTACCACAAAGACTACAACGGTCGCTTCGTTAATGTGCTGAGCCAGCAGCGTGTGGAGCGGGCCCTGACGCTCTTCGGCATTCACCTGCGCCAGGTCCTCGGCTCGAAGCGGGTGCTGAAGGAGTACAAGCTGAACGACAAGGCGTTCGAGTACTTGCTAAAGGAAATCCGCACCAAGTACCAGCAGTCCCTCATCACCCCTGGTGAGATCATCGGCGCCATTGCCGCGCAGTCGTGCGGGGAGCCAGCGACGCAGATGACACTGAACACGTTCCACAATGCTGGCATTTCATCCAAGAACGTGACCCTCGGCGTGCCGCGACTGCTGGAGCTGTTGAATGTGAGCAAAAACCAGCGCAACGCCAGTGTGGCCGTCTGTCTAATTCGAGAGTACCAAAAGCGCAACAAGGCTCAGGAAGCACAGCAGTTCATTGAGTACTGTACGCTGGCGAACATCACGACGACGGTGCAGATCATCTATGACCCCAACCCCCGCAACACCGTCGTtgccgaggacgaggagatgATCCGGTGGGAGCAGGCGGTGATgaatgaggaagaagaggagcaggaTGTGGAGCAGCCACCGTCACCCTTCATTGCACGACTTATCCTTGACAGCGACCTCTTCAATGACAAGCGACTTAACATGAAAGATGTGAAGAGCGCGATCCGGCAGGTGGACGACACCTACACGGTGCAGGCGAACATGGAGAACGACGGGCAGCGCATTGTGCGGCTGCGTCCGCGCAAGTGTACCGGGGCAGACTCCGTCCCGGCGCTCACGAAGGcggtcgcgcagctgctgcagagcgtTCACCTACGCGGTATCCCTGGCATCAAGAAGACACTGCTGAAGGAGGGCAACACATTCCGCGTTGACCCCGAGACGGGTGGAATGAAGAACGAGTCGAGTTGGATGGTGGACACCGAGggcacggcgctgcagcgcatcttCGTCGGCGTGGTGAACAACGAGGGCAAAAACATCATTGATTTCGTCAAgaccagcagcaacaaaaTCCCTGAGGTGGTGTCCGTGCTGGGCAtcgaggcggcgcggcgcaaGTTGCTTTTTGAGCTGCGCGATGCGTATCTCGCCTATGGGCTGAACATCAACTATCGTCACTACACCATCCTCGTTGACACCATGTGCCAGCGTGGTTACCTGATGGCCGTTAGCCGTACTGGGATTAACCGCAGCGAGACATCTGGGCCACTGATGCGGTGCTCCTTCGAGGAAACAGTGAAGGTGCTCATGACAGCGGCCGCGTTTGGTGAGAAGGATCCGGTACGCGGCGTCTCTGCAAACCTCGTGCTCGGCAACCAGGCCCGTATCGGCACTGGCTTGTTTGACCTGATGCTGGACATGAGCAAGCTGCAGCATGTGGTGCCACTCGATAAGGCCACTGAGGCTCGAACCTCGAACGTGTACCACACCGACACATCTGTCGCACCAGGCTCCTCGACGCTGCAGGGGCCTTACGgtgagctgccgccgtcaaCTGTGCACGAGAACAGCTCTCTTGCAGCCGGGACGTCCTCCGTATACCCACCCCACAGGGGAGCTGGCCTTTACGGCGGCATCCCGATCGAGGCGAGCGCAGTGCAGTTTAGCAGTATCCTGCCAACGACGATGGGATCTGCCTTGGTCGCCTCGAACACAAGCGAGTACCAGAGCAGCCACCATCTCTCTGGTGCCTCGACGTACTTAGCATCGTCGGCGTTGCCAAGCACGAGTGCGCTTGATACCGAACTGTCCTCATACCACCTGCAGTCCGCTGCCAACTCTACTGCGTACGGTTACGCGCCCATGGTAGCCCCTAGGATACCCATGCCTGGTGGTGCTCAACTACCCGTCGGTGAGGGTGCCAGCATTTCATATCCATACGAGGCGTCAAACGGCGATCTCTTCGGCTCCCTCGGCGGCGCAGCCAGCTCACGGGCGAGTGCACCCTACGACCCCACTCAGCAGCCGTCTCAGGAGTTCTCACCCaccgaggagcaggaggagcagtgA
- a CDS encoding hypothetical protein (TriTrypDB/GeneDB-style sysID: LpmP.31.2450), which produces MESLNEHCTVFSHDDGEGRNSTASRNEQARYSSQPPSLPAPSATTPYTDSWPPCVLLLVSCLTVAAAGIGGNAARVAMKNCFAKSHFFPKYRYIGPNCLGSFLMGLFVVALPPEAALPLTHRALCVGFCGSFTTFSSWVVQVMAQDTATDAFEHPFLGGTMPVVFFLWGRDCGRGVRWFYAHVTASPWGTWPSHRSLLRVTDAALFVLVALAAILALVLVQVSINEGGIQVISSDDVRVVVLAPAGAVVRFLLSFCWNKKACVA; this is translated from the coding sequence ATGGAGTCACTGAATGAGCATTGCACTGTCTTCTCGCATGATGACGGCGAGGGCCGCAATAGCACGGCAAGTAGAAACGAGCAGGCTCGCTACTCATCGCAGCCCCCATCGCTGCCTGCCCCCTCGGCGACCACACCCTACACGGACAGCTGGCCTCCGTGTGTTCTGCTCCTCGTCTCTTGCTTGACCGTGGCTGCGGCGGGGATCGGCGGGAATGCAGCTCGTGTGGCCATGAAGAACTGCTTTGCGAAGAGCCACTTCTTTCCGAAGTACCGCTACATCGGGCCCAATTGTCTGGGGAGTTTTTTGATGGGCCTCTTTGTAGTCGCCCTTCCACCCGAAGCAGCACTGCCCTTGACCCACCGCGCCCTCTGCGTGGGGTTCTGCGGCAGCTTTACGACGTTCAGCTCGTGGGTTGTCCAGGTGATGGCTCAGGACACCGCCACAGATGCCTTTGAGCACCCCTTCCTTGGTGGCACAATGCCTGTTGTGTTCTTCCTCTGGGGCCGTGACTGCGGTCGTGGCGTGCGGTGGTTCTACGCCCATGTAACTGCCTCTCCCTGGGGGACATGGCCATCACATCGCTCGTTGCTTCGTGTCACTGATGCCGCTCTGTTTGTTCTTGTGGCACTGGCCGCAATTCTAGCATTGGTTCTTGTGCAGGTGTCCATCAACGAGGGCGGCATCCAAGTCATCTCCTCCGACGACGtgcgcgtggtggtgctcgccCCTGCCGGCGCGGTCGTCCgctttctgctctctttctgctggAACAAAAAGGCGTGTGTCGCTTAG